taaagaaaaaagatgCGTTGATGTCCGTTCCCGGAGTTCCTCGAACTAAGTTATCGTATGGCTTCAGTTCAGAAGGTTTGCAAAGCGACTTGTTTGTAATACGTTTatactgttttgttcattttatggaataaatacatgtgactgtaattttacttgtgtgttgtgtttaatggttgacacgtggttaggtttaggggtgggatACGGGTTAGGtgctcttaaaatatctttgaatCTTTGACAttggtaatgtcaagttgtcatgacaaagacactgacaggttatgatgtattgctttatgccaagttgtcataacaaagacaactcaaacaatgtcatctttgcatcaaatgacataaatcagcgaatgacacttaatgacagttgtcataaacatgcataaaatcttcATATTTTGAAGGCGTCATGTCAGTCTTGTGAACACCCcttcaagtaaagtgttaccgagttttttttgcgatcttttatttttttattacaaataatttgttaataaaattaataaaaaagacacaaaaaaactCCATAGAAATAATACATCACCAGTTTcgtataaaatgtgtttttagatgGACGCATTGTAGGGTTGTTTACACTGCAGGCATACACTTATGTTCAAACCACGTAGAAGTAAATTTTGCATAATAGAATAATGTTATAGATTAATAGGTTTTAaggaccagtgtgtaattttttggaggatctattgacagaaatgcaatataatatgcataactgtcttcagaggtgtataaagaccttacataatgaagcgttatgttgttattatcttagaatgagctattcaactttttctatctacatatacgTCCCGCCCTATTTTGTCAGCCTCTGTAgttcttcgaaagggaggggaggACTGGGCCGTTGGTTGCAATAAGCAATCTCAACGCTAGATGTCGCTAGATTGTACTGCCTGATCCCTTAATAGTTCACTGATTTGGACCAGAGCTGCCATGTATCTATGGTGCTGTACTGCATCTATATTTATTTCATGAACTTTTGAAACTTACAAGTTTAGTTTGAATTAACTTGCTGATTAAATTTAAAAGTCATCATAGAGCATTGACCACAAATCTTGTTCAGCCATGTCATGTGCATTTTCATGTTGTAGGACCTGTTCTGGATTTACAGCGTAAGACAACTCCCTTTGAGAATATTTTGCATACAGTATAAAGGCAATCTTTTGAAATCTCTTTTGTGTCAGAGGGTGAAAATGGAGGGTTGCAATATGACACCTGCATGTTAACACCCATACACACAGATTTTCATACAATTAACAGACACTCCTAGTTCACAGGTGCGTtagcaaaatattttatttttccataCGGCATAAGTTTATATCAGAAAACTGCTTTTTGCggtttactgtacaaaacagaAATAGGCCTATTTACAAAATCGACAGTTCCAAcacttgaaaaataaaaaataaacttttaaatgtaacaacacacaacattcatcacaaacattacattgtaagatgaaaatcaaaataaacatggTGGCTTAAAAGGTAAGCATTCTTTAACTGATAAGAATAAAAAACGTGGTTCCCTGTTTTCCTCTTTTTGTCTTGCCACAGTAAATATACAGGCAATATATTTGGCAAACCTGCATCATCAGCTTTCAATTACTGCTTTTCAAGTTCATCTTGGACAAACCAAGATTGTAAACACAATCCATTTTCAGAGCTCTACACAGTTTCACACAAAGTTCTTGCTGGTGGGTGCAGAGGCGTCCGATCGAGGAGCAGCATTATATTTGGCCGTGTAGTTTCCTCTTTCTTCCTTTGGTGGGCAGTTGCAGCAAAGCAAAGCTCCTCCGATGATCAACAGGGCGGCGGCTCCCCATCCCATGTAAAGCCCCGCTCCCAACTCTCTCTTCTGTGCCTGATTTAGCATGGGGTTGTAGAAATCCTGAATGATGACGTGAGCTGTCCAGCACACTGGGACCAGACACAGCACGCCGGCTAGGATGAAAATTGCACCTGCAGTTATACCGATTTTGGATTTGGAGCTCTCGTCCTCAACACAGTTGGTGCATTTGCCACCGGCCATTGACAGAAGGATGCCCAGGATTCCAATCACAATGGAAATGATGATAAGTGCTCGAGCAGCCTGAAGATCTGAAGAGAGGGCCAGCATGGAGTCGTAGACTTTGCATTGCATCTGTCCGGTACTCTGCACAACACAGGCCATCCATATTCCCTCATACGAGATCTGCGACGTGACAATGTTACTGCCGATGAAGGCCGAAACCTTCCACATGGGAATAGCGCAGACCACGATGACACCGATCCATCCTATAATGGCCAAGGCAATGCCCAGCATCTGAAGCCCAGCAGACACCATGATGCTTCTCTGTTAAAGTCTGTTCTTTGTCGCTCGAGGTGGCTCTCTTTGCAATGCTTTCAAAGGCATGTACAGATGCTTTAAAAGAACCTGAGAGGTAGGGGGAGGAGTTGTAACGGATGACTTGTTCTGCTGGTTTTTTGGTTACTTCACAGGGTGCGACACTACTAGAATGTGCGTCAGTATCTAGACATTTTTCCGCTGTAGACACAGAACCATATATGGGTTCTTCAACGTACTTTCTTCTCAAACTTCATGTATCTATGTGAGAAAATCTTGAGAAATAGATCATGCACGTGTATATTGTGTTGCTAGGAAAAGTGTGTGACCAAAAGCATTTCAGaggttaaaggcatagttcacccaaaaattctgtaatcatttactcaccagcaagttgttccaaccctgtataaagatatttggaacaatgttagcaattttcagttctgggacatcattcactaccaaacaatattgtaaaaaaaattgttgagcAAAGAATGAGATATTTTAATTAGTCCtataacattcttccaaatatcaagtaattcatacaggtttagtacaacttgaggatgagtaaatgatgacagagttttcatttttgtgaactatctctttaagacaGGACATTCCCAGGACAGGAAGTGACTTTATTGAGTTTTTTCTGAAACCAAAACATTGAACTGTTTCTGTAAATGTAGAGGTCATAGATTACTAaatcaaaaaaatgtgttgtcagTATTTTACACGAAGGAAGATTGGTTTCAGTAAAACACAAGGACCATTGTGTCGAGTTACAAATAACAAGTACAAAGTAACAAGAATGATGTTGATTTGTGTCATATACCACAATAGAACAACATTCAACATTATTTCCTCACACTTCATCAAGGATATTTCAAGAAAAACATCTTTGTTGATATTGGATGACACATACATAGCAAACATGATGTTTACTTCACATCTTATGCAGAACGTTTCTGTGGTAGCCTAGTTCACATGTAAGCAGTGCAGCGTTTAAGTAAAAGGGGAGGATAAGCCGGCATGCACCTGTACCCACCTGAACTGGTCAAACCAgtttctgtttaaaacacagGTGGATGTCTGGGCAAGACTGATCAATGAAATTCATTAActgacaaaaacagaaacataaCAACAGGTCAATTTTTGTAGTCAGAgtagcagaaaaaaagaaatgctgAGATAAAGGAGATACATTTTCATTAGCTTTCATTCTTATCCATAACAGGAagtcttgtttaaaaaaagaagtgaATGAATTGTTAGTGTATTGTAACAGCCAATTAGACATGGTTTTACACTGTGaacaacaaatgaagagttcatttgcaaaaacaaataactccgttttaaaatgGTTTGAAATCATGGTTTTTATTCTGAATTCCAATTAATCtcaatcaaactgcattttggtgttttgattaaataataataactcaaaaatacacaGCCAactaacacaaaacatgagaacataataaaagatgatttttgaacatttttaaaaacagagttatctgttttgcaaataaacttttGATAAAATTTTGAGCAACAAAGAAGAACAGTCTGATATATTCTTTATGACGTTTAAGAGGTTCCATCTATCAATGCCGAAACCTGATGAAGCAACATGTCCCCACATGCttaatgtccccacaaagatgggaAAAATCTCATGAGACATCAGGGACAATATGGGCTGAGCCAAAGGTGGCATAGTAAATATCTCATTTGTATGTTTCAATGTGATCAGCTCACACCCTACTTGCAGTTACATTTAGGGGTGGAGCTTTGTTGTTACGTTTAAACTATTAAAGTGTTTTTCGTATGAAACAAACTACACGAGTTCATACAAATTGAGGTATTAATAAAATCATTACTGCAGCTCTGTATGAAAAAACAACAGTGAGCACCactgacagaaaaacaaaagtgaGTAGGGTTTTCAAATCTTCGcctgtttaaaatatcacaaacatcAACATGCCATATTAGACGTGGCATTTGCATCATTTACACAGGCTATTTCATTTTGACACAGGGTTTGTGGTTTGATGAGAAAGCTGTATTCTGCTCAAAGGATTGTATTCTGTGCTCTGCTTTACAGTTATTAAAGTAATGATCAATGTGCGCACACAaacttatataaaatatatgccAGGGAATATTCTGAAGTGGCATACACAAATGTGCTTCAATACTATTATAAATGAGTAAGTCTTAATACAAACAAACAGGTCAATGTAAGATTTAATTTCCATGATTAACATGTTTACATCTGGCTGCCAGTtctgtttttggtgtgttgAATGTATGCCCCCTACTGGCTACATATATAACTGGAAAGACTGAGTCATCAGTGAGTCAACCATATACAGTTTGCTGTACAGTAGTAAGtttctactctctctctctctcgctctctcgctctctcgctctctctcgcgctctctctggACTTGCTTAAGATAAACTAAGGATTAGCTAAACAAACTACCTCCTTTATGATTCTTCCAATGAGGCTACTTCATCAATCAGACACACCCTTACTATGATGATTACATGTATCTAGAGCCagtattgttttgtattgtgttgttttgtttcttgtttgcaGCTAAAGTGCTCAATATTTTTAGGTCTCTTCGTTAAACCTACTGCTTTACATGTGTAAACATACAATGTGATGTAACTTTGTACATCAAGAATGGTAACTATGGCTTTGTGGCGATGACATGGCGGCAATATAAGTACAATAATATAAGACTGTATGATAAGGGATTGAAAGATAAATCACAGACTGCCATCAACACCATGCAAATCTATTATTCGTTGGTGGTTGCTGACAGATCCTGTTGCCCTGTGGCCTTACTTCACTTGAATCAGGCAGGAAGTCAAAAACACACTATCCAAGCTGCTCACCTGGCATGTTGTGGAGTGAGGGCATCTGCTATAGCTCCGCCTATGGTTCAAGAGAACAATTTCTCCCCACTGAAACTTAGTCATCACCTGAAACTCATTTAAATAGAATGAGTGTTTGATCACTAGGGAAGTGACATAACGATGTCTCACCTGTCATATGTTGACTGGTTTcaggtggttttgtgtttactaTTTAGTAACCATTTCCTTTTCTGTTTACAGTATATTAGGAATGTAGACGTTAGTTGTTTGATCATTAGATTAACAATAGATCCTACGACAGAAATGCAGTTCGATTTAGTGGGTATAATGGAAATTGTTTTATTGCTTTCTGTTGGTGGGATTGAATATTGTAGAACTAATACCATTAAATCATTTACTGGAAAAAGGCCCAAAACACATTACATGGAATTTTTTATGTTGTAATGAAAAACAACTGGTGGTTTATAATGGTGTTTGTAATGGAAtccattatattttatatgttttttgtcaCCAAGGACAACTGCTATCAGTTAAATATATTATAGTTTTACAAATTTGCTGGGTTTGTAATTTATGGCAAGATATGTATACGTTGAAAGGCTATATAGTGTAACACTGTTTTCCTATTGCTTAGTGCAAAAATGAACTTCATATTcagtttttttgtcttgtttaaaaaaaacatcacaaaaaatattttacttaagtaagtttatgcttaaaacaagcaaaattatCCACCAGTGTAGTAAAAAATACACTTGAATTAGGTTTTAACTTTTGTTAAGTAATTATCTCTTTATCTTTATTTTGTCAGATAAAACAGGCCTGCTTTGTTTCATCAGTTCTGATACATGTTTTGCTTCTATCGTGTCTGTTGTCCAAAATTTACATCTCTAATTTAT
The Triplophysa rosa linkage group LG19, Trosa_1v2, whole genome shotgun sequence genome window above contains:
- the LOC130570502 gene encoding claudin-4-like, giving the protein MVSAGLQMLGIALAIIGWIGVIVVCAIPMWKVSAFIGSNIVTSQISYEGIWMACVVQSTGQMQCKVYDSMLALSSDLQAARALIIISIVIGILGILLSMAGGKCTNCVEDESSKSKIGITAGAIFILAGVLCLVPVCWTAHVIIQDFYNPMLNQAQKRELGAGLYMGWGAAALLIIGGALLCCNCPPKEERGNYTAKYNAAPRSDASAPTSKNFV